One Chryseobacterium sp. StRB126 genomic region harbors:
- the pnuC gene encoding nicotinamide riboside transporter PnuC, producing the protein MNLYDLFVKPYESYDSLQIMLEASGAIFGTLSVYFSIKKNIWVYPTGIISTLIYVYILFNFGLLGDCLINVYYTIMSVYGWILWAKNSEDHIHVDVTWATKKEWNYAIILFILSLGLVTLIYYYKPYIDNHFSMEGTNLGLYHLDWANWMDVFTTSIFLVGMSFMAKQRIENWIFWIIGDFICMPMMIFKGLGITSVQYLVFTIMAILGYLSWKKSFKEKKVQ; encoded by the coding sequence ATGAATTTATATGATCTTTTCGTAAAACCTTATGAAAGCTACGATTCTTTACAGATTATGCTGGAAGCGTCAGGTGCTATTTTCGGAACTTTGAGCGTATATTTTTCCATTAAGAAAAATATATGGGTGTACCCTACCGGCATTATTTCAACCCTGATCTATGTATATATTCTTTTCAATTTCGGATTACTGGGAGATTGTCTGATTAATGTATACTATACGATAATGAGCGTCTACGGATGGATTTTATGGGCCAAAAACTCAGAAGATCATATACACGTAGATGTTACCTGGGCTACGAAAAAGGAATGGAATTACGCCATCATTCTTTTTATTCTGAGTCTGGGACTCGTCACTCTTATTTATTATTATAAACCTTATATTGATAATCATTTTTCAATGGAGGGAACCAACCTTGGATTATATCATTTGGATTGGGCGAATTGGATGGATGTTTTCACCACTTCAATATTTTTAGTAGGAATGTCGTTTATGGCCAAACAGCGCATTGAGAACTGGATTTTCTGGATTATCGGAGATTTTATTTGCATGCCTATGATGATTTTTAAGGGTCTTGGCATCACTTCGGTTCAATATTTGGTATTTACTATAATGGCTATCCTAGGATACCTTAGTTGGAAAAAAAGTTTTAAAGAAAAAAAAGTACAATAA
- a CDS encoding methyltransferase domain-containing protein, with translation MAWNPEVYDQFKEERSTPFFDLLKLVASRTGISVIDLGCGTGELTSKLLDYLEDSKVLGIDSSGEMLEKAAQFKTSRLTFEKRSIEEQLHLGDTFDLIISNAAIQWCSHHKELFPRIISKIKEGGQLAVQIPSNHEYVVHQLLRKVAGTEPYKSAYNGWEREYTVLAIEDYAQILFENNGKEITVFEKVFPHVLENAEAVFTWASGTAMLPYIEKLPDEMKEEFKNDYKQQLQNIFPESPVFYPFKRTFISAKF, from the coding sequence ATGGCTTGGAATCCTGAAGTATATGACCAATTTAAAGAAGAGCGTTCAACTCCTTTCTTTGACCTGTTAAAGCTTGTAGCATCAAGAACGGGAATATCTGTTATCGATTTAGGATGTGGAACGGGAGAACTTACTTCGAAACTTTTAGATTATTTAGAAGATTCTAAGGTTTTAGGAATAGATTCTTCTGGAGAAATGCTTGAGAAAGCAGCCCAGTTTAAAACAAGCAGATTGACTTTTGAAAAAAGGAGCATTGAAGAGCAGCTTCATTTGGGAGATACTTTTGATTTGATTATTTCCAATGCAGCGATCCAATGGTGCAGTCATCATAAAGAGCTTTTTCCAAGAATTATAAGTAAAATTAAGGAAGGGGGACAATTAGCGGTGCAGATTCCTTCTAATCATGAATATGTGGTTCATCAGCTCCTCAGAAAAGTTGCGGGTACAGAGCCTTATAAAAGTGCCTATAATGGATGGGAAAGAGAGTATACGGTTTTAGCAATTGAAGACTACGCTCAGATATTATTTGAGAATAATGGGAAAGAAATTACAGTATTTGAGAAAGTGTTCCCGCATGTTCTTGAAAATGCAGAAGCAGTATTTACTTGGGCTTCCGGAACAGCGATGCTTCCTTATATAGAAAAGCTTCCTGATGAAATGAAAGAAGAATTTAAAAACGATTATAAACAACAATTACAAAACATCTTCCCTGAATCACCGGTCTTTTATCCGTTTAAAAGAACCTTTATTTCAGCGAAGTTTTAA
- a CDS encoding adenylyltransferase/cytidyltransferase family protein, whose amino-acid sequence MKTQRIGITFSSFDLLHAGHIKMLEEAKTVCDYLIVGLQIDPSHDRPNKNKPSQTIVERYIQLKAVNAVDEIVPYYTEEDLLDILKSFVIDIRIIGDDYIDRDFTGKQYCEEKGIEIFYNKRDHRFSTSDLRKRIYEAEKEKESRVESVK is encoded by the coding sequence ATGAAGACACAAAGAATAGGGATTACATTTTCCTCGTTTGATTTATTACATGCAGGACATATCAAAATGCTTGAAGAAGCTAAAACAGTATGTGACTATCTGATTGTAGGATTACAGATTGATCCATCCCACGACCGTCCAAATAAAAACAAACCCAGCCAGACGATTGTTGAACGTTATATTCAGTTAAAAGCAGTAAATGCTGTGGATGAAATTGTACCTTATTACACGGAAGAAGATTTGCTGGATATCTTAAAATCTTTTGTAATTGATATAAGAATCATTGGTGATGATTATATAGACAGAGATTTTACAGGTAAACAATACTGTGAGGAAAAAGGGATTGAGATCTTTTACAACAAAAGAGACCACAGATTTTCCACCAGCGACTTAAGAAAAAGAATCTACGAAGCTGAAAAAGAAAAAGAGAGCAGAGTAGAGTCTGTAAAATAA
- a CDS encoding WD40/YVTN/BNR-like repeat-containing protein has product MKKFLSIAFLSVGMAAFSQQVESIETILNDKISIRALELYDNKVWYSGSESKFGFVDLKDAKNQKQIKLSDEKLEFRTLAQDKTSFYAINIVSPARFFKIDKKDLKSQIVYTDSAKTAFYDALHFVNNKLAYTFSDSGSDLLLKLAVYKDGKWGMFKNNIKLNEGEAAFAASNTNISSTKKNLWIATGGKASRILRLNLKSEKLEVFKTPFIQGESSQGMYSIDFNDDQFGVAVGGDYTKQDANVNNIATTHDGGETWQIQASGQNAGYMTCVKIKPGSKGKEMIAVGDQHISYSSDFGKTWKKISGEKGLYIGQWIDGNRAVFAGKDRIVVMKIK; this is encoded by the coding sequence ATGAAAAAGTTTTTGTCCATTGCATTCCTTTCTGTAGGAATGGCTGCATTTTCCCAACAGGTGGAAAGTATTGAAACAATTCTTAATGATAAAATTAGCATCAGAGCTCTTGAGTTATATGATAACAAAGTCTGGTATAGTGGTTCGGAGTCTAAATTCGGGTTTGTAGATCTTAAGGATGCCAAGAATCAAAAACAAATTAAGCTTTCTGATGAAAAACTTGAATTCAGAACTCTGGCACAGGATAAAACGTCATTCTATGCGATCAATATTGTAAGCCCGGCCCGCTTTTTTAAAATTGATAAAAAGGATTTGAAATCACAGATTGTTTATACAGATTCTGCAAAAACGGCTTTTTATGATGCTTTACATTTTGTGAACAACAAGTTGGCTTATACCTTCAGTGATTCAGGCAGTGATCTGTTATTAAAGTTAGCCGTTTATAAAGATGGCAAATGGGGGATGTTTAAAAATAATATAAAGCTGAATGAGGGAGAAGCAGCTTTTGCAGCCAGCAATACCAATATTTCTTCCACGAAAAAAAATCTTTGGATTGCTACAGGAGGGAAAGCTTCAAGAATTCTAAGACTGAATCTTAAAAGTGAAAAACTGGAAGTTTTCAAAACACCTTTTATTCAGGGAGAATCTTCTCAGGGAATGTATTCCATAGATTTTAATGATGACCAATTCGGAGTTGCAGTAGGGGGTGATTATACCAAACAGGATGCTAATGTTAATAATATTGCTACAACGCATGATGGTGGAGAAACCTGGCAGATTCAGGCTTCAGGGCAAAATGCGGGATATATGACCTGTGTGAAAATTAAACCGGGTTCAAAAGGGAAAGAGATGATTGCAGTAGGTGATCAGCATATTAGTTATTCATCTGATTTTGGAAAGACGTGGAAGAAAATTTCGGGTGAAAAAGGATTGTATATTGGGCAGTGGATTGATGGGAATAGAGCAGTGTTTGCGGGGAAAGATAGGATTGTAGTAATGAAAATAAAATAA
- the hemN gene encoding oxygen-independent coproporphyrinogen III oxidase, producing MNSLIDKYNIPGPRYTSYPTVPYWDESTFSPESWKESVIRSFHESNAEEGISIYIHLPFCEALCTFCACHKRITKQHSVEVPYLESVLKEWKLYLELFNEKPKLKELHLGGGTPTFFSPENLKTLLEGIFSTVEIAEHPEFSFEGHPNNTTKEHLQTLYNLGFRRVSFGVQDYDPKVQKAINRIQPFENVKNVTEWAKEIGYRGISHDLVFGLPHQTWEAMEHTIRKTMELKPDRLAFYSYAHVPWVKGVGQRGFDENDLPSGEEKRRLYEDGKKLLQDLGYIEVGMDHFSLEHDDLYQSLIHKKLHRNFMGYTSSNTQLMVGLGMSAISDSWYAFAQNVKTVEEYQTMVEEGKIPVVKGHVLNEEDLIVRRHILNLMCQLETTFTIDNSFPELDNALDMLKEMENDGLVEISGKEIKITEAGRAFTRNVAMVFDLRMMRNKPETRIFSMTI from the coding sequence ATGAATTCTTTAATAGATAAGTATAATATTCCCGGGCCTCGTTACACGTCTTATCCTACGGTTCCATATTGGGATGAATCTACATTTTCACCGGAAAGTTGGAAGGAGAGCGTAATCAGGTCGTTTCACGAAAGCAATGCAGAGGAGGGGATTTCTATTTATATCCATTTGCCTTTCTGCGAGGCATTGTGTACGTTCTGTGCATGTCATAAACGTATTACGAAACAGCACAGCGTTGAAGTTCCTTATCTGGAAAGTGTTTTAAAGGAATGGAAACTTTATCTTGAGCTTTTTAATGAAAAGCCAAAACTGAAAGAATTACACCTTGGAGGTGGTACTCCTACATTTTTCTCACCTGAAAACCTGAAAACTTTGTTGGAAGGGATCTTTTCAACGGTGGAGATTGCAGAACACCCGGAATTCTCATTTGAAGGACACCCGAATAATACCACGAAGGAACACCTTCAGACTTTATATAACCTTGGATTCAGAAGAGTAAGCTTTGGAGTTCAGGATTATGATCCTAAAGTACAGAAAGCCATCAATAGAATTCAGCCTTTTGAGAACGTGAAAAACGTAACGGAATGGGCTAAGGAAATTGGATACAGAGGAATCAGCCACGATTTGGTTTTCGGACTTCCACACCAGACTTGGGAAGCAATGGAACATACCATCAGAAAAACAATGGAGCTGAAGCCGGATAGGCTTGCATTTTACTCTTATGCACATGTTCCATGGGTAAAAGGAGTAGGACAGAGAGGTTTTGATGAAAATGACCTTCCTAGTGGAGAGGAAAAACGCCGTTTGTATGAAGATGGTAAAAAACTGCTTCAGGATTTGGGATATATTGAGGTAGGAATGGATCACTTCTCTTTAGAACATGATGATTTATACCAATCTCTGATCCATAAAAAGCTTCACAGAAACTTTATGGGATATACTTCAAGCAATACCCAGCTGATGGTAGGACTTGGAATGTCTGCGATTTCAGATTCATGGTATGCTTTTGCTCAGAATGTGAAAACGGTAGAGGAATATCAGACAATGGTAGAAGAAGGTAAAATTCCTGTTGTGAAAGGACATGTTCTGAATGAAGAAGACCTGATTGTAAGAAGACATATTTTAAATCTGATGTGTCAGCTTGAAACCACTTTTACTATAGATAATTCTTTCCCTGAATTGGATAATGCATTAGACATGTTGAAGGAAATGGAAAATGACGGGTTGGTTGAAATTTCAGGTAAAGAAATTAAAATTACAGAAGCGGGTAGAGCTTTCACCCGAAATGTAGCGATGGTTTTTGACCTTAGAATGATGAGAAATAAACCGGAAACGAGAATTTTCTCAATGACGATATAA
- the galE gene encoding UDP-glucose 4-epimerase GalE, whose amino-acid sequence MAILVTGGLGYIGSHTVVELLNNGFEVVIVDDLSHSERFILNNIEEITGKKPVFYPFDLKRKELLNQVFDAHTIEGCINFAAFKAVGESQVKPIDYYENNLFSLINILQEFKEREISNFIFSSSCTVYGQADVMPIDENTPLKMPESVYGKTKQMGEEILIDFAKAYKRKISLLRYFNPIGAHPSAKLGELPIGIPNNLVPYVMQTAAGVREKLSVWGDDYPTEDGTAVRDYIYVVDLAKAHVAALKKLIEDQSGEAVIDTYNLGTGKGSSVLEVVKAFEKANNVEVSYQICDRREGDITIAYADPSKAERELGWKSGTSLEESLKTVWEWQKYLNSRN is encoded by the coding sequence ATGGCAATACTTGTTACAGGAGGACTTGGATATATTGGTTCTCATACCGTTGTAGAACTGCTTAATAATGGCTTTGAAGTTGTTATTGTAGACGATCTGTCCCATTCGGAGAGATTTATTTTAAATAATATTGAGGAAATTACGGGTAAGAAGCCGGTTTTTTATCCTTTTGATTTGAAGCGTAAAGAACTTCTGAATCAGGTTTTTGATGCTCATACCATTGAAGGATGTATTAATTTTGCAGCTTTTAAAGCTGTAGGAGAGAGTCAGGTAAAACCTATAGATTATTACGAAAATAATTTATTCTCTCTTATTAATATCTTACAGGAGTTTAAAGAAAGAGAAATCTCAAACTTTATTTTCAGTTCATCATGTACTGTTTACGGACAGGCTGATGTGATGCCAATTGATGAAAATACACCATTAAAAATGCCTGAAAGCGTTTATGGGAAGACTAAGCAAATGGGAGAGGAAATCCTTATTGATTTTGCTAAGGCATACAAGCGTAAAATATCCTTATTAAGATACTTTAATCCCATTGGAGCGCATCCATCTGCAAAACTTGGAGAGCTGCCAATAGGAATCCCTAATAACCTTGTTCCTTACGTAATGCAGACTGCTGCAGGAGTTCGCGAAAAATTAAGCGTTTGGGGAGATGATTATCCAACAGAAGACGGAACAGCTGTTCGTGATTATATCTATGTTGTAGACCTGGCTAAAGCTCACGTAGCAGCCTTGAAAAAACTAATAGAAGACCAATCGGGTGAAGCAGTGATTGATACTTATAATTTGGGAACAGGAAAAGGATCATCCGTTTTGGAAGTGGTGAAGGCATTTGAAAAAGCTAATAACGTAGAGGTTTCTTATCAGATCTGTGATAGGAGAGAAGGTGATATTACAATTGCTTATGCAGATCCTTCCAAAGCAGAAAGAGAGCTTGGTTGGAAGTCTGGCACATCTTTGGAAGAGTCTTTAAAGACTGTTTGGGAGTGGCAAAAATATCTCAACTCGAGAAACTAA
- a CDS encoding amino acid permease, producing MSKIWVKKPLSAYEADMKKSELKKVLGKWSLTAIGVGAIIGGGIFVLTGTGAYYHAGPALAISFIIAGIACVFAALCYAEFASIIPVEGSAYAYAYGTVGEIFAWAMGWCLILEYAMASMAVSVSWSGYFTKFLKIFGVHLPAYLTSDPASYTGDGFSMNLPAFILVLLITALLVKGTKEAAGANNLIVLMKTSAVIFVIIAGVYIIFSNTDLYNAVDGVKNWKPFIPDQVQIKNSEGDLVSAYGIKGIISGAAAIFFAYIGFDAVSTQAGEAINPKKDVPFAIIASLLVCTALYICVSLVLTGMMHYTDFNPEGKYPDAIKAPVAYAFEIAGKHWASNVVTIAATVGLISVVMVMMMGQSRIFIGMAKDGLIPKFFGDLHPKTKTPYKGIILLGIVVALIAAFTPISTLADMTSFGTLFAFTLVCIAVWVMRKKEPNLIRPFKVPAYKIVVALGVFINIYLIFNLSAHALELSAVWLFLGGLVYFLYGKSNSKLNNPEKYQNQD from the coding sequence ATGTCGAAAATTTGGGTTAAAAAACCACTAAGTGCCTATGAGGCAGATATGAAGAAAAGTGAGCTGAAAAAAGTCCTTGGAAAATGGAGTTTAACAGCAATAGGAGTAGGTGCTATCATTGGAGGTGGAATCTTTGTTCTTACGGGAACAGGAGCCTATTATCATGCAGGGCCAGCACTTGCAATCTCCTTTATCATTGCAGGAATTGCCTGCGTTTTTGCAGCATTATGCTATGCGGAGTTTGCCTCCATTATTCCGGTTGAAGGATCAGCATATGCCTATGCGTATGGAACAGTAGGAGAAATTTTTGCATGGGCGATGGGCTGGTGTCTTATTCTGGAATATGCAATGGCCAGTATGGCGGTCTCCGTGAGCTGGTCTGGATATTTTACCAAATTTCTGAAGATTTTTGGGGTGCATTTACCGGCTTATCTTACCTCAGATCCGGCAAGTTATACAGGAGACGGTTTTTCAATGAACCTGCCTGCGTTTATTCTTGTTCTTTTGATTACCGCGTTATTGGTAAAAGGAACTAAAGAAGCAGCAGGAGCTAACAACCTGATCGTTTTGATGAAAACTTCTGCCGTTATCTTTGTAATTATTGCAGGGGTATATATTATTTTTTCTAATACAGATCTTTATAATGCAGTAGATGGTGTTAAAAACTGGAAGCCTTTTATTCCGGATCAGGTTCAGATTAAAAATTCTGAGGGAGATCTGGTCTCGGCTTATGGTATTAAAGGGATCATTTCCGGAGCAGCAGCTATTTTCTTTGCTTATATTGGTTTTGATGCTGTTTCTACACAGGCTGGGGAGGCTATTAATCCTAAGAAAGATGTGCCTTTCGCAATTATCGCTTCATTATTGGTGTGTACGGCTTTATATATTTGTGTATCTCTTGTATTAACAGGGATGATGCATTATACAGACTTTAATCCGGAAGGTAAATATCCTGATGCGATCAAAGCTCCTGTAGCCTATGCTTTTGAAATTGCAGGAAAACACTGGGCTAGTAATGTAGTAACAATTGCTGCTACTGTAGGATTAATTTCCGTAGTAATGGTAATGATGATGGGACAGTCAAGAATCTTCATCGGAATGGCAAAAGACGGATTGATTCCTAAATTCTTCGGTGATCTTCATCCAAAAACAAAAACACCTTACAAAGGAATCATTTTGTTGGGAATTGTTGTAGCATTAATCGCTGCATTTACCCCTATTTCAACACTGGCTGATATGACAAGTTTCGGAACCTTGTTTGCATTTACACTGGTTTGTATTGCCGTTTGGGTAATGAGAAAAAAAGAACCTAATTTGATCAGGCCTTTCAAAGTTCCTGCTTACAAAATAGTTGTAGCACTGGGAGTATTTATCAATATTTATTTGATATTTAACTTAAGTGCTCATGCATTGGAGCTTTCGGCTGTATGGTTATTCTTAGGAGGTTTAGTATATTTCCTTTATGGAAAATCAAATAGTAAACTTAACAATCCTGAAAAATATCAGAACCAAGATTAA
- the dapF gene encoding diaminopimelate epimerase, whose product MEFYKYQGTGNDFVMVDNRDLQFPKDKKIIEKLCDRRFGIGADGLILLENDPDYDFKMVYYNSDGGESTMCGNGGRCLVAFAFFLDVFEDRCKFIAIDGEHEAEIHNGIIKLKMIDVDTISHDGNDAVLNTGSPHYVKYVENIADYDVYTQGHAIRNSENYKEKGINVNFVEKISDNEIFVRTYERGVEDETYSCGTGVTASALTFLQKDNLTSVKVKTLGGNLKVYAEKSGDSFCNIWLEGPAKQVFKGKVDIL is encoded by the coding sequence ATGGAATTTTATAAATATCAGGGAACGGGAAATGATTTTGTAATGGTAGATAACCGTGATCTTCAGTTTCCTAAAGACAAAAAAATCATTGAAAAACTATGTGACAGACGTTTCGGAATAGGTGCCGATGGGCTTATCCTGCTGGAAAACGATCCTGATTATGATTTTAAAATGGTATACTATAATTCTGATGGCGGAGAAAGCACCATGTGTGGAAATGGCGGAAGATGTCTTGTAGCTTTTGCTTTTTTCCTTGATGTTTTTGAAGACAGATGTAAGTTTATTGCCATAGATGGTGAACATGAAGCAGAAATTCACAACGGGATCATTAAACTAAAAATGATTGATGTAGACACCATTTCACATGATGGAAATGATGCAGTTCTAAATACCGGCTCCCCTCATTACGTAAAATATGTAGAAAATATCGCTGATTATGACGTTTATACCCAGGGGCATGCTATCAGAAACTCAGAAAATTATAAAGAAAAAGGGATTAATGTCAACTTTGTAGAAAAAATTTCGGACAATGAGATTTTTGTAAGAACCTATGAACGAGGCGTTGAGGACGAAACTTACAGTTGTGGAACAGGAGTTACGGCTTCTGCTTTAACTTTTCTCCAAAAAGATAATCTAACTTCTGTAAAAGTTAAAACTTTAGGAGGAAATCTTAAGGTATATGCTGAAAAAAGCGGTGATTCTTTCTGCAACATCTGGCTGGAAGGTCCTGCAAAGCAAGTTTTTAAAGGTAAAGTAGATATTCTTTAA
- the mltG gene encoding endolytic transglycosylase MltG has product MKKAILIIILLVFVVAGFFGLRFYNKYFGNNVEKDGYVLIPHKANFNQIMDSIAPYIKDHKSFEVVAKDKGLASNFKAGRYHIQSGKGNTDLVNMIKAGNQTANSFRIGDFGDMYQMIGKVTKKTELDSLHFVNDLDIVAQQKGYKDIEDLKKYFFIDTYNFFWTVSPREFFAKFEDQYNEFWTSERKNKEQQSGLSREQIYALASIVYKESGGKKDEMKTIAGLYLNRYRKGMKLQSDPTVIYAINKQTNFKESIKRVLYKHLSTPSPYNTYANAGIPPGPICVVDKNSVDAVLNAENNNYIFMCADPARFGYHKFTASAEEHAVNAKAYQDWLNSKNIK; this is encoded by the coding sequence ATGAAAAAAGCTATTCTCATTATCATTCTGCTTGTTTTTGTAGTAGCAGGATTTTTTGGATTGAGATTTTATAATAAGTATTTTGGAAACAATGTAGAAAAGGACGGTTATGTTTTGATCCCTCATAAGGCAAACTTTAATCAGATCATGGATTCTATTGCTCCATACATCAAAGACCATAAATCTTTTGAAGTGGTAGCCAAAGATAAAGGCCTTGCTTCTAATTTTAAAGCAGGACGCTATCATATCCAAAGTGGGAAAGGAAATACAGACCTTGTTAATATGATTAAAGCTGGTAACCAAACAGCAAATTCATTCAGAATCGGAGATTTTGGAGATATGTACCAGATGATTGGAAAGGTTACCAAAAAGACAGAATTGGATTCTCTTCATTTTGTAAATGATCTGGATATAGTGGCCCAACAAAAAGGATATAAAGACATTGAAGATCTAAAGAAATATTTCTTCATTGATACTTATAACTTTTTCTGGACCGTAAGCCCTAGAGAATTTTTTGCAAAATTCGAAGATCAGTACAATGAGTTCTGGACCAGTGAAAGAAAAAATAAAGAACAGCAATCAGGGCTTTCAAGAGAACAGATTTATGCTCTTGCATCTATTGTATATAAAGAATCGGGAGGAAAGAAGGATGAAATGAAAACCATTGCCGGTTTATATTTAAACCGTTACAGAAAAGGAATGAAACTTCAGTCTGATCCAACTGTAATTTATGCAATCAATAAGCAGACGAACTTTAAAGAATCGATTAAAAGAGTATTATATAAACATCTGTCTACTCCATCTCCATATAATACCTACGCTAATGCAGGAATTCCTCCGGGACCAATTTGTGTAGTGGATAAAAACTCAGTAGATGCAGTTTTAAATGCAGAAAACAATAATTATATATTTATGTGCGCAGATCCTGCAAGATTTGGGTATCATAAGTTTACGGCAAGTGCGGAAGAGCATGCTGTAAATGCAAAAGCTTATCAGGACTGGCTCAATTCAAAAAATATAAAATAA
- a CDS encoding DegT/DnrJ/EryC1/StrS family aminotransferase has protein sequence MKKIQMVDLQSQYYKIKNDVDNAVLNVMDSAAFINGPEVKSFQNELESYLDVKHVIPCANGTDALQIALMALDLKEGDEIITADFTFAATVEVIHLLKLKSVLVDVDYDTFTISTEALRKAITPKTKAIIPVHIFGQCANMEEILKIAEEHNLYVIEDNAQAIGAEYTFSDGTSKYAGTMATVGTTSFFPSKNLGCYGDGGAIFTNNDELAHRLRGIVNHGMYERYYHDEVGVNSRLDSIQAAVLRKKLPHLDSYNEARRKAADYYDEAFAGHENILTPKRSESSTHVFHQYTLRILNGKRNELQKFLTEKEIPAMIYYPVALRKQKAYFQESNAADFVNTDKLLDQVISLPMHTELDEEQLKYITDAVLEFMG, from the coding sequence ATGAAAAAAATTCAGATGGTTGACTTGCAAAGTCAGTATTACAAAATAAAGAATGATGTAGACAATGCAGTTTTAAATGTAATGGATTCCGCAGCTTTTATTAACGGTCCTGAAGTAAAGTCTTTCCAGAATGAATTGGAGTCTTATTTAGATGTAAAACATGTTATTCCATGTGCTAATGGAACTGATGCATTACAGATTGCTCTTATGGCACTGGATCTGAAGGAGGGAGACGAAATCATTACTGCTGATTTTACCTTTGCTGCAACAGTAGAGGTGATTCATCTGCTTAAATTAAAATCTGTTTTGGTAGATGTTGACTATGATACATTTACTATTTCTACAGAAGCTTTAAGAAAGGCCATTACACCAAAAACAAAGGCTATTATTCCTGTACATATATTCGGACAGTGTGCAAATATGGAAGAAATCCTTAAAATTGCGGAAGAGCACAATTTATACGTAATTGAAGACAATGCACAGGCAATTGGTGCAGAATATACATTCTCTGACGGGACATCAAAATATGCCGGAACAATGGCAACTGTAGGTACAACTTCTTTCTTCCCTTCTAAAAACCTTGGATGTTATGGAGATGGAGGTGCTATTTTTACCAACAATGATGAGCTGGCACACCGTTTAAGGGGAATTGTAAACCATGGAATGTACGAAAGATATTACCATGATGAGGTTGGGGTAAACTCTCGTCTGGACAGTATTCAGGCAGCAGTTTTAAGAAAAAAATTACCACACCTGGACTCATACAACGAAGCGAGAAGAAAAGCCGCTGATTATTATGATGAAGCATTCGCTGGACATGAAAATATTTTAACTCCAAAAAGATCAGAGAGTTCTACTCACGTATTCCACCAGTATACACTGAGAATTCTGAATGGTAAGAGAAATGAACTTCAGAAATTCCTTACAGAAAAGGAAATTCCTGCAATGATCTACTATCCGGTAGCCTTAAGAAAGCAAAAAGCGTATTTCCAGGAGAGTAATGCAGCTGATTTTGTGAATACAGATAAGCTTTTGGATCAGGTGATCTCTTTACCAATGCATACGGAATTAGACGAAGAACAGTTGAAGTATATTACAGACGCTGTACTTGAGTTTATGGGGTAA